From a region of the Falco peregrinus isolate bFalPer1 chromosome 5, bFalPer1.pri, whole genome shotgun sequence genome:
- the CCM2 gene encoding cerebral cavernous malformations 2 protein isoform X3, with translation MENEPGIVSPFKRVFLKGEKGRDKKAQEKVTERRPLHTVVVSLPDRVEPDVLLNDYIEKEVKYLGQLTSIPGYLNPSSRTEILHLIDNAKRAHQLPGQLTQEHDAVISLSAYNIKLVWRDGEDLILRVPIHDIASVSYIRDDSSHLVVLKTAQDPGISPSQSLCAESSKALTSSSLSESGVVPVEACCLVVLATENKVTAEELCSLLSQVFQIVYTESTIDFLDRAIFDGASTPTRHMSLHSDDSSTKVDVKEPYETEASTFSFPETLDAGDNSPSSFSTQQSPHIKTVSESELSTTATELLQDYMMTLRTKLSSQEIQQFAMLLHEYRNGASIHEFCINLKQLYGDSRKFLLLGLRPFIPEKDSQHFENFLETIGVKDGRGIITDSFGRYRRTLSTTSNSTTNGNGAAGSSDDQSVPSEEDEWDRMISHISNDIEALGCSMDRDSS, from the exons ATGGAGAACGAG cctggaATAGTGTCTCCTTTCAAACGAGTCTTCCTAAAGGGCGAAAAAGGTCGGGATAAAAAAGCCCAGGAGAAGGTTACGGAGAGACGGCCTCTGCATACGGTGGTGGTGTCCCTGCCTGACCGCGTTGAACCAGATGTGCTGCTGAATGACTACATAGAGAAAGAAGTGAAG TATTTAGGTCAACTCACATCCATCCCGGGGTACCTGAATCCCTCGAGCCGCACGGAAATCCTACATTTGATCGATAATGCAAAG agAGCACACCAgctcccagggcagctgacccaagAACATGATGCTGTCATCAGTCTCTCTGCCTACAACATCAAGCTGGTGTGGAGGGATGGAGAAGATCTCATCCTCAGGGTCCCCATCCATGACATCGCATCTGTTTCCTACATCCGAGATGACTCCTCTCATTTGGTTGTGCTGAAAACAG CTCAGGACCCTGGGATCTCCCCAAGCCAGAGTCTCTGTGCGGAGAGCTCCAAAGCGCTTACTTCAAGCTCACTGTCTGAGAGCGGAGTGGTTCCTGTCGAAGCTTGTTGCTTGGTGGTCCTGGCTACGGAGAACAAA GTGACTGCCGAGGAGCTGTGCTCACTTCTCAGCCAAGTCTTCCAGATAGTTTACACTGAGTCCACGATAGACTTCTTGGACAGAGCAATATttgatggggcatccacaccGACGCGGCACATGTCCTTACACAGTG ATGACTCTTCTACAAAAGTGGATGTTAAGGAACCTTATGAAACGGAAGCAAGCACTTT TTCCTTTCCAGAAACCTTGGATGCAGGTGACAactccccctcttccttctccacgCAACAGTCTCCACACATTAAGACAGTGAGTGAGAGCGAGCTGAGCACCACGGCGACAGAGCTGCTCCAGGACTATATGATGACG CTCCGAACAAAACTCTCTTCCCAAGAGATCCAGCAGTTCGCAATGCTCCTGCACGAGTATCGCAATGGGGCTTCGATCCATGAATTCTGCATCAACTTGAAGCAGCTCTACGGGGACAGCAGAAAGTTCCTGCTCTTGG GTCTTCGCCCCTTCATTCCTGAGAAGGACAGCCAACACTTCGAGAACTTCCTGGAGACCATCGGGGTGAAGGATGGCCGGGGCATCATCACAGACAGTTTCGGGAGGTACAGGCGGACGCTGAGCACTACCTCCAATTCCACCACCAATGGCAACGGCGCTGCCGGCAGCTCTGATGATCAGTCCGTCCCTTCGGAGGAGGACGAGTGGGACCGAATGATCTCACACATCAGCAACGACATCGAGGCCCTGGGGTGCAGCATGGACCGCGATTCCTCCTGA
- the CCM2 gene encoding cerebral cavernous malformations 2 protein isoform X2, protein MEEEGKKGKKPGIVSPFKRVFLKGEKGRDKKAQEKVTERRPLHTVVVSLPDRVEPDVLLNDYIEKEVKYLGQLTSIPGYLNPSSRTEILHLIDNAKRAHQLPGQLTQEHDAVISLSAYNIKLVWRDGEDLILRVPIHDIASVSYIRDDSSHLVVLKTAQDPGISPSQSLCAESSKALTSSSLSESGVVPVEACCLVVLATENKVTAEELCSLLSQVFQIVYTESTIDFLDRAIFDGASTPTRHMSLHSDDSSTKVDVKEPYETEASTFSFPETLDAGDNSPSSFSTQQSPHIKTVSESELSTTATELLQDYMMTLRTKLSSQEIQQFAMLLHEYRNGASIHEFCINLKQLYGDSRKFLLLGLRPFIPEKDSQHFENFLETIGVKDGRGIITDSFGRYRRTLSTTSNSTTNGNGAAGSSDDQSVPSEEDEWDRMISHISNDIEALGCSMDRDSS, encoded by the exons cctggaATAGTGTCTCCTTTCAAACGAGTCTTCCTAAAGGGCGAAAAAGGTCGGGATAAAAAAGCCCAGGAGAAGGTTACGGAGAGACGGCCTCTGCATACGGTGGTGGTGTCCCTGCCTGACCGCGTTGAACCAGATGTGCTGCTGAATGACTACATAGAGAAAGAAGTGAAG TATTTAGGTCAACTCACATCCATCCCGGGGTACCTGAATCCCTCGAGCCGCACGGAAATCCTACATTTGATCGATAATGCAAAG agAGCACACCAgctcccagggcagctgacccaagAACATGATGCTGTCATCAGTCTCTCTGCCTACAACATCAAGCTGGTGTGGAGGGATGGAGAAGATCTCATCCTCAGGGTCCCCATCCATGACATCGCATCTGTTTCCTACATCCGAGATGACTCCTCTCATTTGGTTGTGCTGAAAACAG CTCAGGACCCTGGGATCTCCCCAAGCCAGAGTCTCTGTGCGGAGAGCTCCAAAGCGCTTACTTCAAGCTCACTGTCTGAGAGCGGAGTGGTTCCTGTCGAAGCTTGTTGCTTGGTGGTCCTGGCTACGGAGAACAAA GTGACTGCCGAGGAGCTGTGCTCACTTCTCAGCCAAGTCTTCCAGATAGTTTACACTGAGTCCACGATAGACTTCTTGGACAGAGCAATATttgatggggcatccacaccGACGCGGCACATGTCCTTACACAGTG ATGACTCTTCTACAAAAGTGGATGTTAAGGAACCTTATGAAACGGAAGCAAGCACTTT TTCCTTTCCAGAAACCTTGGATGCAGGTGACAactccccctcttccttctccacgCAACAGTCTCCACACATTAAGACAGTGAGTGAGAGCGAGCTGAGCACCACGGCGACAGAGCTGCTCCAGGACTATATGATGACG CTCCGAACAAAACTCTCTTCCCAAGAGATCCAGCAGTTCGCAATGCTCCTGCACGAGTATCGCAATGGGGCTTCGATCCATGAATTCTGCATCAACTTGAAGCAGCTCTACGGGGACAGCAGAAAGTTCCTGCTCTTGG GTCTTCGCCCCTTCATTCCTGAGAAGGACAGCCAACACTTCGAGAACTTCCTGGAGACCATCGGGGTGAAGGATGGCCGGGGCATCATCACAGACAGTTTCGGGAGGTACAGGCGGACGCTGAGCACTACCTCCAATTCCACCACCAATGGCAACGGCGCTGCCGGCAGCTCTGATGATCAGTCCGTCCCTTCGGAGGAGGACGAGTGGGACCGAATGATCTCACACATCAGCAACGACATCGAGGCCCTGGGGTGCAGCATGGACCGCGATTCCTCCTGA
- the CCM2 gene encoding cerebral cavernous malformations 2 protein isoform X1 produces the protein MKSVVLDGAGPAAVKAELFHEPGIVSPFKRVFLKGEKGRDKKAQEKVTERRPLHTVVVSLPDRVEPDVLLNDYIEKEVKYLGQLTSIPGYLNPSSRTEILHLIDNAKRAHQLPGQLTQEHDAVISLSAYNIKLVWRDGEDLILRVPIHDIASVSYIRDDSSHLVVLKTAQDPGISPSQSLCAESSKALTSSSLSESGVVPVEACCLVVLATENKVTAEELCSLLSQVFQIVYTESTIDFLDRAIFDGASTPTRHMSLHSDDSSTKVDVKEPYETEASTFSFPETLDAGDNSPSSFSTQQSPHIKTVSESELSTTATELLQDYMMTLRTKLSSQEIQQFAMLLHEYRNGASIHEFCINLKQLYGDSRKFLLLGLRPFIPEKDSQHFENFLETIGVKDGRGIITDSFGRYRRTLSTTSNSTTNGNGAAGSSDDQSVPSEEDEWDRMISHISNDIEALGCSMDRDSS, from the exons ATGAAATCTGTGGTGCTTGATGgtgctggtcctgctgctgtAAAGGCAGAGCTGTTTCATGAG cctggaATAGTGTCTCCTTTCAAACGAGTCTTCCTAAAGGGCGAAAAAGGTCGGGATAAAAAAGCCCAGGAGAAGGTTACGGAGAGACGGCCTCTGCATACGGTGGTGGTGTCCCTGCCTGACCGCGTTGAACCAGATGTGCTGCTGAATGACTACATAGAGAAAGAAGTGAAG TATTTAGGTCAACTCACATCCATCCCGGGGTACCTGAATCCCTCGAGCCGCACGGAAATCCTACATTTGATCGATAATGCAAAG agAGCACACCAgctcccagggcagctgacccaagAACATGATGCTGTCATCAGTCTCTCTGCCTACAACATCAAGCTGGTGTGGAGGGATGGAGAAGATCTCATCCTCAGGGTCCCCATCCATGACATCGCATCTGTTTCCTACATCCGAGATGACTCCTCTCATTTGGTTGTGCTGAAAACAG CTCAGGACCCTGGGATCTCCCCAAGCCAGAGTCTCTGTGCGGAGAGCTCCAAAGCGCTTACTTCAAGCTCACTGTCTGAGAGCGGAGTGGTTCCTGTCGAAGCTTGTTGCTTGGTGGTCCTGGCTACGGAGAACAAA GTGACTGCCGAGGAGCTGTGCTCACTTCTCAGCCAAGTCTTCCAGATAGTTTACACTGAGTCCACGATAGACTTCTTGGACAGAGCAATATttgatggggcatccacaccGACGCGGCACATGTCCTTACACAGTG ATGACTCTTCTACAAAAGTGGATGTTAAGGAACCTTATGAAACGGAAGCAAGCACTTT TTCCTTTCCAGAAACCTTGGATGCAGGTGACAactccccctcttccttctccacgCAACAGTCTCCACACATTAAGACAGTGAGTGAGAGCGAGCTGAGCACCACGGCGACAGAGCTGCTCCAGGACTATATGATGACG CTCCGAACAAAACTCTCTTCCCAAGAGATCCAGCAGTTCGCAATGCTCCTGCACGAGTATCGCAATGGGGCTTCGATCCATGAATTCTGCATCAACTTGAAGCAGCTCTACGGGGACAGCAGAAAGTTCCTGCTCTTGG GTCTTCGCCCCTTCATTCCTGAGAAGGACAGCCAACACTTCGAGAACTTCCTGGAGACCATCGGGGTGAAGGATGGCCGGGGCATCATCACAGACAGTTTCGGGAGGTACAGGCGGACGCTGAGCACTACCTCCAATTCCACCACCAATGGCAACGGCGCTGCCGGCAGCTCTGATGATCAGTCCGTCCCTTCGGAGGAGGACGAGTGGGACCGAATGATCTCACACATCAGCAACGACATCGAGGCCCTGGGGTGCAGCATGGACCGCGATTCCTCCTGA